One region of Mycolicibacterium rhodesiae NBB3 genomic DNA includes:
- a CDS encoding leucyl aminopeptidase, translating into MSPASTGFQVPTVTVSSSLPKRKVDDAVLIVAVVSGTDEDSRATVVSNPFLDAEGVGEIEVALEALGAKGGSEQVTRVVAPSLPVASVLAVGLGKNRDAWPADAIRRAAGVAARSLNGTETVITTLSDIDVSAAIEGLILGAYRFSDFRSEKTAPKDNGLRSITALTADTKSKTKDAAARATDIAAAVATARDFVNTPPSHLFPAEFAKRAEALGKAAGLEVEVVDDKALAKDGYGGIVGVGKGSSRPPRLVRLSHRGGKGRKPKKVALVGKGITFDTGGISIKPAANMHHMTSDMGGAAAVIATVVLAARQKLPIDVVATVPMAENMPSATAQRPGDVLTQYGGITVEVLNTDAEGRLILADAIVRACEDDPDYLIETSTLTGAQTVALGARTPGVMGSDEFRDRVAERSQEVGENAWPMPLPEELKDDLKSTVADLANVSGSRYAGMLVAGTYLREFVADGVQWAHIDVAAPAYNTGGPWGYTGKGGTGVPTRTMFAVLEDIAVNG; encoded by the coding sequence GTGAGCCCCGCCAGTACCGGTTTTCAGGTCCCCACCGTCACCGTCAGTTCGTCGCTGCCCAAACGCAAGGTCGACGACGCCGTCCTGATCGTCGCAGTGGTCAGCGGCACCGACGAGGACTCCAGGGCGACGGTGGTTTCCAATCCGTTCCTCGACGCTGAGGGCGTGGGCGAGATCGAGGTCGCCCTCGAGGCGCTCGGCGCCAAGGGGGGTTCCGAGCAGGTCACCCGGGTGGTCGCCCCGTCGCTCCCGGTGGCCAGCGTGCTGGCGGTCGGACTCGGCAAGAACCGTGACGCGTGGCCCGCCGACGCGATCCGTCGCGCCGCAGGGGTTGCCGCGCGGTCGCTGAACGGCACCGAGACCGTCATCACCACGCTGTCGGACATCGATGTGAGTGCCGCGATCGAGGGGCTGATCCTTGGCGCATACCGGTTCAGCGATTTTCGTAGCGAGAAGACCGCTCCCAAGGACAACGGGTTGCGGAGCATCACCGCGCTGACCGCCGACACGAAATCGAAGACGAAGGACGCGGCGGCCAGGGCCACGGACATCGCGGCCGCGGTGGCCACTGCCCGCGATTTCGTCAATACGCCGCCGTCGCACCTCTTTCCTGCCGAATTCGCCAAGCGCGCAGAGGCTCTGGGCAAGGCCGCCGGACTCGAGGTCGAGGTCGTCGACGACAAGGCGCTGGCCAAGGACGGCTACGGCGGAATCGTCGGCGTCGGCAAGGGATCGTCGCGTCCGCCGCGCCTGGTACGGCTGAGCCACAGGGGTGGCAAGGGGCGTAAGCCCAAGAAGGTGGCGCTGGTCGGCAAGGGCATCACGTTCGACACCGGCGGCATCTCCATCAAGCCCGCCGCCAACATGCATCACATGACCTCGGACATGGGTGGGGCCGCCGCCGTCATCGCGACCGTGGTGCTGGCCGCCAGGCAGAAGCTGCCGATCGACGTCGTCGCCACGGTGCCGATGGCGGAGAACATGCCCTCGGCGACCGCACAGCGGCCAGGCGATGTGCTCACGCAGTACGGCGGCATCACCGTCGAGGTGCTCAACACCGACGCCGAGGGCAGGCTGATCCTGGCCGATGCGATCGTCCGCGCCTGCGAGGATGACCCCGATTACCTGATCGAGACGTCGACGTTGACCGGAGCGCAGACCGTGGCGCTGGGCGCGCGCACGCCGGGCGTCATGGGCAGCGACGAGTTCCGGGACCGCGTGGCCGAACGCTCGCAGGAGGTCGGCGAGAATGCCTGGCCGATGCCGCTGCCCGAGGAGCTCAAAGACGACCTCAAGTCGACGGTGGCCGACCTGGCCAACGTCAGCGGTTCGCGCTACGCCGGAATGCTCGTCGCGGGCACGTACCTGCGCGAGTTCGTGGCCGACGGTGTGCAGTGGGCGCATATCGACGTCGCCGCCCCGGCATACAACACCGGCGGCCCATGGGGTTACACCGGAAAGGGCGGCACCGGGGTGCCGACGCGGACGATGTTCGCAGTCCTGGAGGACATAGCCGTGAACGGCTGA